A window of the Microbacterium sp. LWH13-1.2 genome harbors these coding sequences:
- a CDS encoding pirin family protein: MTEIASGSADAHGAAPTIGERRLVLEPREVPLGGVRGMNVLRVLPHRNLPTIGAWCFLDRFGPADTRMRVEPHPHIGLQTVTWPLVGEIRHRDSLGSDADLRRGQLNLMTAGNGISHSEYSIGDGPIPLDALQFWVVLPDGARQGAGGFERHTDLPAVALSAHRGADAAATVVLGEFAGTTSPATVHTPIVGAEIVIPAGTHVRLPLREDWEHAIMLVEGDVSVAEHEMTQNDMLYLGDSREGIEVASTEGALLFLIGGEPFADEIVMWWNFAGRTHEEIVEARTEWEAASARFGIVEGHDVRIPAPPLPDVRLMPRGRRI; encoded by the coding sequence ATGACCGAGATCGCGAGCGGATCCGCCGACGCCCACGGCGCCGCACCGACGATCGGCGAACGCCGACTCGTGCTCGAGCCGCGAGAGGTTCCGCTCGGCGGAGTGCGTGGGATGAACGTGCTGCGCGTGCTCCCCCATCGCAACCTGCCGACGATCGGCGCCTGGTGCTTCCTCGACCGCTTCGGACCGGCGGACACCAGGATGCGGGTCGAGCCGCACCCGCACATCGGGTTGCAGACGGTCACCTGGCCGCTCGTCGGCGAGATCCGTCACCGCGATTCGCTCGGCAGCGACGCCGACCTCCGTCGGGGCCAGTTGAACCTGATGACCGCCGGCAATGGCATCTCGCACTCGGAGTACTCGATCGGCGATGGCCCGATCCCGCTCGACGCCCTGCAGTTCTGGGTCGTGCTCCCCGACGGTGCACGTCAGGGGGCCGGCGGTTTCGAACGGCACACAGATCTCCCGGCTGTCGCCCTCTCGGCCCACCGGGGTGCGGATGCCGCGGCCACCGTCGTGCTCGGCGAATTCGCCGGTACGACCTCGCCGGCGACAGTGCACACCCCGATCGTCGGCGCCGAGATCGTGATCCCCGCCGGTACCCACGTGCGACTGCCTCTGCGGGAGGACTGGGAGCACGCGATCATGCTCGTCGAGGGAGACGTCTCGGTCGCGGAACATGAGATGACGCAGAACGACATGCTCTACCTCGGCGATTCGAGGGAGGGCATCGAGGTCGCCAGCACGGAGGGCGCCCTGCTCTTCCTGATCGGCGGCGAGCCGTTCGCCGACGAGATCGTCATGTGGTGGAACTTCGCCGGCCGCACCCACGAGGAGATCGTCGAGGCGCGCACCGAGTGGGAGGCGGCCTCCGCGCGGTTCGGAATCGTCGAGGGGCACGACGTGCGCATCCCCGCTCCGCCCCTGCCCGACGTGCGCCTGATGCCGCGCGGCCGCAGGATCTGA
- a CDS encoding GNAT family N-acetyltransferase: MTDITVTRNDDESRYEIRTDGALAGYAEFQLRPGAIRFIHTELDPAFQGQGLASILAERALTDAAATGDAIVPLCPYIAKYLTTHEIAGAEIRWPKRPGTAPTEA, from the coding sequence ATGACCGATATCACCGTCACCCGCAACGACGACGAGTCCCGTTACGAGATCCGCACGGACGGCGCACTCGCGGGCTACGCCGAGTTCCAGCTGCGGCCCGGGGCGATCCGCTTCATCCACACCGAACTCGACCCCGCCTTCCAGGGGCAGGGCCTCGCGAGCATCCTCGCCGAGCGGGCGCTGACGGATGCCGCGGCAACCGGCGACGCGATCGTGCCCCTGTGCCCGTACATCGCGAAGTACCTCACGACCCATGAGATCGCAGGGGCCGAGATCCGGTGGCCGAAGCGGCCGGGCACCGCGCCGACCGAGGCCTGA
- the recQ gene encoding DNA helicase RecQ, with the protein MPQTPRDPYEDLPYADEPWGGAEWEPSEPPEPMDWVPQGAGYEPSLDWGPGPVTPVGQTTTAFAAPARRAAPSRYPSAGEALHTVFGYDEFRGDQAAIVEHVIGGGDAVVLMPTGGGKSVTYQVPALVREGTGLVISPLIALMHDQVDALRANGVSAAYLNSTQSIDERRDVERAYVAGELDLIYVAPERLSSPQTTALLQRGTLSVIAIDEAHCVSQWGHDFRPDYLALGDLGERFPGVPRMALTATATRATHKELTERLRLGDAEHYVASFDRPNIQYRIVPKVDPRKQLVAFIRAQPEGSVGIVYALSRKSVEQTATYLAAQGFDALPYHAGLPAEVRAKNQSRFLREDGVVMVATIAFGMGIDKPDVRFVAHIDLPKSVEGYYQETGRAGRDGEPSIAWMAYGLGDVVQQRRMIDQSPGDRTFKMRMGQHLDAMLALCETVECRRQNLLGYFGQESQPCGNCDTCLETTETFDGLIPAQKLLSTIVRLKRERNQSFGAGHLIDILRGASTERIRQQGHEKVATYGIGADLSDQDWRSVVRQLLARGIVVAQGDYGTLAPGEQSAGVLKGETPVPLRKDTIGRPASTPRARKASAADALDAGDRPLFEALRAWRAETAREQGVPAYIVFGDATLRALAEHRPASLADLDGITGIGAKKRDAYGEGVLAVIAAA; encoded by the coding sequence ATGCCGCAGACTCCCCGTGACCCGTACGAGGATCTGCCGTACGCAGACGAGCCGTGGGGCGGCGCCGAGTGGGAACCCTCGGAGCCGCCGGAGCCCATGGACTGGGTGCCGCAGGGTGCAGGGTACGAGCCGTCGCTCGATTGGGGGCCAGGACCGGTCACGCCAGTGGGACAGACGACGACGGCGTTCGCCGCGCCGGCTCGACGCGCTGCGCCCAGCCGCTACCCGAGCGCGGGTGAGGCGCTGCACACGGTCTTCGGATACGACGAGTTCCGCGGTGACCAGGCGGCGATCGTCGAGCACGTGATCGGCGGTGGCGATGCCGTCGTGCTCATGCCGACCGGTGGCGGCAAGAGCGTCACGTACCAGGTGCCCGCACTCGTCCGCGAGGGCACGGGGCTCGTGATCAGCCCGCTGATCGCGCTCATGCACGACCAGGTCGACGCACTGCGGGCGAACGGCGTCAGTGCGGCGTATCTCAACTCCACGCAGTCGATCGACGAGCGCCGTGACGTGGAGCGCGCGTATGTCGCGGGCGAGCTCGATCTCATCTACGTCGCCCCCGAGCGGCTGTCGTCGCCGCAGACGACGGCTCTGCTGCAGCGGGGAACCCTCAGCGTCATCGCGATCGACGAGGCCCACTGCGTGTCGCAGTGGGGTCACGACTTCCGCCCCGACTACCTCGCACTCGGCGACCTCGGCGAGCGGTTCCCCGGGGTGCCGCGCATGGCGCTCACGGCGACCGCAACGCGCGCGACGCACAAGGAGCTCACCGAGCGGCTGCGCCTCGGCGACGCCGAGCACTACGTGGCGAGCTTCGACCGCCCCAACATCCAGTACCGCATCGTGCCCAAGGTCGATCCGCGCAAACAGCTCGTCGCTTTCATCCGTGCGCAGCCCGAGGGCTCGGTGGGCATCGTCTATGCGCTGAGTCGCAAGTCCGTCGAGCAGACGGCGACCTATCTCGCGGCGCAGGGCTTCGATGCCCTGCCGTACCACGCGGGTCTCCCCGCCGAGGTTCGTGCGAAGAACCAGTCGCGCTTCCTCCGTGAAGACGGCGTCGTCATGGTCGCGACGATCGCGTTCGGCATGGGCATCGACAAGCCCGACGTGCGTTTCGTCGCCCATATCGACCTGCCCAAGTCCGTCGAGGGGTACTACCAGGAGACCGGGCGCGCGGGTCGAGACGGCGAACCGTCGATCGCCTGGATGGCCTACGGCCTGGGCGACGTGGTGCAGCAGCGCCGCATGATCGATCAGAGCCCGGGCGACCGCACCTTCAAGATGCGAATGGGGCAGCATCTCGACGCGATGCTCGCCCTGTGCGAGACGGTCGAGTGTCGGAGGCAGAACCTGCTCGGCTACTTCGGCCAGGAGTCCCAGCCCTGCGGCAACTGCGACACGTGCCTGGAGACCACCGAGACCTTCGACGGGCTCATCCCCGCGCAGAAGCTGCTCTCGACGATCGTGCGGCTCAAGCGTGAGCGCAACCAGTCGTTCGGCGCCGGACACCTGATCGACATCCTCCGGGGAGCCTCGACCGAGCGCATCCGGCAGCAGGGACACGAGAAGGTCGCGACCTACGGCATCGGCGCCGACCTCTCGGACCAGGACTGGCGCAGCGTCGTCCGGCAGCTGCTCGCCCGCGGCATCGTCGTGGCACAGGGAGACTACGGCACGCTCGCCCCGGGCGAGCAGTCGGCCGGCGTGCTGAAGGGCGAGACGCCCGTGCCGCTGCGCAAGGACACGATCGGCCGACCGGCATCCACCCCGCGGGCTCGCAAGGCGAGTGCGGCGGATGCTCTCGACGCCGGCGACCGTCCGCTGTTCGAGGCGCTGCGCGCGTGGCGTGCCGAGACCGCACGGGAGCAGGGGGTTCCCGCCTACATCGTCTTCGGCGATGCCACGCTGCGCGCTCTGGCCGAGCACCGGCCGGCCTCGCTCGCCGACCTCGACGGCATCACCGGCATCGGCGCCAAGAAGCGCGACGCCTACGGCGAGGGCGTGCTCGCGGTGATCGCCGCGGCCTGA
- a CDS encoding TetR/AcrR family transcriptional regulator produces MTTATTTGSRQARAAATRQRIVDAARELFISNGYRSTSLRDIAAAASVSHPGLLGHFASKDDLLAEVVAGFEEENERAFDLVGAASDSGELIFADVARRNARTPGYLELFAALTGEASAPEHPAHERMRQRYARLRELSSEVLEDAALHGTIDAGRDVSDETTRHMAGWDGLQLISQYLPDRVDVVQMLEERESLWALPVGWRDPSQPAPAEVAAGPLPAMSAAVVEGAGDNEPGYAVGRRRRAQILADAMHLFSRGGYGDTSLSDIAKAVGVSKSTLLHHYPSKELLLSAVLTERDRTIQERSEDEHPERAGAALRDLPTGARVSALDEPGLIEVYAVLSCEAVPATHPAHDYFTERFEEVIGYFAELFRLAQVDGDLSEHRDPEHEAVWLVAMWDGLQYQWLYDRDAVDITAHLRAHLDDVLPLR; encoded by the coding sequence ATGACGACAGCGACGACGACCGGCTCGCGTCAGGCGCGCGCCGCGGCCACGCGCCAGCGGATCGTGGACGCCGCCCGCGAGTTGTTCATCTCGAACGGGTACCGCTCGACGTCCCTGCGCGACATCGCCGCCGCGGCATCCGTGAGCCACCCCGGCCTCCTCGGCCACTTCGCCTCGAAGGACGACCTGCTCGCCGAAGTCGTCGCCGGATTCGAGGAGGAGAACGAGAGGGCGTTCGATCTGGTCGGGGCGGCATCGGACTCGGGAGAGCTGATCTTCGCCGACGTCGCACGGCGCAACGCGCGCACCCCGGGTTACCTGGAGCTCTTCGCCGCACTCACGGGCGAGGCGTCGGCCCCCGAGCATCCGGCCCACGAGCGGATGCGACAGCGATACGCCCGCCTGCGTGAGCTGAGCTCGGAGGTGCTCGAGGATGCGGCGCTGCACGGCACCATCGACGCCGGCAGGGATGTGTCAGACGAGACCACCCGTCACATGGCCGGCTGGGACGGGCTGCAGCTGATCTCGCAGTACCTTCCCGACCGGGTCGACGTCGTGCAGATGCTCGAGGAGCGCGAATCGCTGTGGGCGCTGCCCGTCGGCTGGCGCGACCCTTCCCAGCCCGCACCCGCAGAGGTGGCCGCGGGTCCACTGCCCGCCATGTCGGCGGCGGTCGTCGAGGGCGCTGGCGACAACGAGCCCGGTTATGCAGTCGGTCGACGCCGTCGGGCGCAGATCCTCGCGGACGCGATGCATCTGTTCTCGCGGGGAGGATACGGCGACACGAGTCTCAGCGACATCGCCAAGGCTGTCGGGGTGTCGAAGTCGACGCTCCTGCACCACTATCCCTCGAAGGAGCTGCTGCTCAGCGCCGTGCTCACCGAGCGCGACCGCACCATTCAGGAGCGCAGCGAGGACGAGCATCCCGAACGCGCCGGGGCCGCACTTCGTGATCTCCCCACCGGCGCGCGCGTCAGCGCACTCGACGAGCCGGGCCTGATCGAGGTGTATGCGGTGCTGTCGTGCGAGGCCGTTCCCGCGACGCACCCCGCCCACGACTACTTCACGGAGCGCTTCGAGGAGGTCATCGGCTACTTCGCCGAGCTCTTCCGGCTCGCCCAGGTCGACGGCGACCTGTCGGAGCATCGCGACCCCGAGCACGAGGCCGTCTGGCTCGTCGCGATGTGGGACGGGCTGCAGTATCAATGGCTGTACGACAGGGACGCAGTCGACATCACCGCCCACCTGCGCGCCCATCTCGACGACGTTCTTCCGCTGCGCTGA
- a CDS encoding MFS transporter — protein MTELSSAATAAAVGTTGFKAPGTTPLKTPRGYTPGLAAVNFGVYLALLTPVMVSMAFKIQRLDPVNTEGSLGLVMGVGAAFALIANPLVGRLSDRTTSKWGMRRPWILGGAIVGLGGFVIIGAATSVLVVLLAWCLVQAAMNAVLAAANATLPDQVPVTSRGKVSGIIGITTPIGILAGSFIVNFLPGDFERFVVPGAIALILVVVFVLTLKDRRLTEKPATRFTIGTFFGSFVFNPRKHPDFGWTWLTKFFVMFGYAGIATFLPLYLVNKFALDEQGAVGTILIANLASMAAMAISAPLGGFLSDRIGKRRPFVAIAGMIMVVGLVILAIAPSIEIVIVAQAIIGLGAGSFLSVDLALATEVLPNPDDVAKDLGVLNIANALPQSIAPAIAPSIIALGAATPLGGYTTWYLFGALVALAGAVLVYRIKGVK, from the coding sequence ATGACAGAGCTGTCATCGGCCGCCACCGCAGCGGCCGTCGGAACGACCGGCTTCAAAGCCCCCGGCACCACGCCTCTCAAGACCCCGCGCGGCTACACCCCCGGACTCGCCGCCGTGAACTTCGGCGTCTACCTGGCACTGCTCACCCCTGTGATGGTGTCGATGGCGTTCAAGATCCAGCGCCTCGACCCCGTGAACACCGAGGGCAGCCTCGGCCTCGTGATGGGGGTCGGCGCCGCCTTCGCCCTCATCGCGAACCCGCTGGTCGGCCGCCTCTCCGACCGCACCACCTCCAAGTGGGGCATGCGTCGCCCGTGGATCCTCGGCGGAGCGATCGTCGGGCTCGGCGGCTTCGTGATCATCGGCGCCGCGACCTCGGTGCTCGTCGTCCTGCTGGCCTGGTGCCTGGTGCAGGCGGCCATGAACGCGGTGCTCGCCGCCGCCAACGCGACTCTGCCCGACCAGGTGCCCGTCACCAGCCGCGGCAAGGTCTCGGGCATCATCGGCATCACGACTCCCATCGGCATCCTCGCCGGAAGCTTCATCGTGAACTTCCTTCCCGGAGACTTCGAGCGCTTCGTCGTGCCCGGTGCGATCGCCCTGATCCTGGTCGTCGTCTTCGTGCTGACGCTCAAGGACCGCCGCCTCACCGAGAAGCCGGCCACGCGCTTCACGATCGGCACGTTCTTCGGCTCGTTCGTCTTCAATCCCCGCAAGCACCCCGACTTCGGCTGGACCTGGCTGACCAAGTTCTTCGTCATGTTCGGCTACGCCGGAATCGCCACCTTCCTGCCGCTCTACCTCGTCAACAAGTTCGCGCTCGACGAGCAGGGCGCCGTCGGCACGATCCTCATCGCGAACCTCGCCTCGATGGCCGCGATGGCGATCTCCGCACCGCTCGGCGGGTTCCTGTCCGACAGGATCGGCAAGCGTCGTCCGTTCGTCGCGATCGCCGGCATGATCATGGTGGTCGGGCTCGTGATCCTCGCGATCGCACCCAGCATCGAGATCGTCATCGTCGCCCAGGCCATCATCGGACTCGGCGCCGGATCGTTCCTGTCCGTCGATCTCGCCCTCGCCACCGAGGTGCTGCCCAACCCCGACGACGTGGCGAAGGACCTCGGCGTGCTCAACATCGCCAACGCCCTCCCGCAATCGATCGCCCCCGCGATCGCTCCGAGCATCATCGCCCTGGGTGCTGCCACGCCACTCGGCGGATACACCACCTGGTACCTGTTCGGTGCGCTCGTCGCACTCGCCGGCGCCGTCCTCGTCTACCGCATCAAGGGAGTCAAGTGA
- a CDS encoding glycoside hydrolase family 3 N-terminal domain-containing protein gives MTDVTTARPWLDTSLPVDDRVQLLLDEMSIEEKAGLFFHTMIAIGDLDEANPVFATPSAREFVHVKHMTHFNLLGAAPTGREIAEWHNALQRLAAGTRLGIPVTLSTDPRHSFSENPGASILAGPFSQWPETLGLAATRDPELVERFADIARQEYTAVGLRVALHPQVDLATESRWARQTATFGEDAELSGILGAAYIRGFQGESFGPGSVSTMTKHFPGGGPQKDGEDPHFPYGREQVYPGGQFELHLKPFEDALEAGTRQMMPYYGMPVGTEYEEVGFGFNRSVITGLLRERYGFDGLVCTDWGLINDAEIFGQPFPARAWGVEDLTPRERMLKVLDAGADQFGGEDCPELLLELVANGSVSEERLDVSARRILREKFELGLFENPYVDEDAADEIVGRAEFRAAGEAAQRASVTVLTNDGSLPFSVGIKLYVEGIDADAASAYGTVVATPAEADLAIIRLQAPFEQRETMFENFFHAGSLDFADDVIAHVGEVARAVPTVVDVLADRPPILQPITDAAAAVTVNWGVSAAALLDVLSGVVSAQGRLPFDLPRSMAAVEASRPDVPFDTADPLFRFGHGLSL, from the coding sequence ATGACAGACGTGACCACCGCCCGACCGTGGCTCGACACGAGCCTCCCCGTCGACGACCGTGTGCAGCTGCTTCTCGACGAGATGAGCATCGAGGAGAAGGCGGGGCTGTTCTTCCACACGATGATCGCGATCGGCGACCTCGACGAGGCGAACCCGGTCTTCGCGACCCCGAGCGCGCGTGAGTTCGTGCACGTCAAGCACATGACGCACTTCAACCTGCTGGGTGCGGCACCGACCGGACGCGAGATCGCCGAGTGGCACAACGCCCTGCAGCGTCTCGCGGCAGGCACCCGGCTCGGCATTCCGGTGACGCTGTCGACCGATCCGCGCCACTCGTTCAGCGAGAACCCGGGCGCATCGATCCTCGCCGGTCCCTTCTCCCAGTGGCCCGAGACGCTGGGGCTCGCCGCCACGCGCGATCCCGAGCTGGTCGAGCGTTTCGCGGATATCGCGCGTCAGGAATATACGGCCGTCGGCCTGCGCGTCGCGCTGCATCCGCAGGTCGATCTGGCCACCGAATCGCGCTGGGCTCGTCAGACCGCGACCTTCGGAGAGGATGCCGAACTGTCGGGCATTCTCGGAGCGGCATATATCCGTGGGTTCCAGGGCGAGTCCTTCGGCCCAGGATCGGTCTCGACGATGACCAAGCACTTCCCCGGGGGTGGCCCGCAGAAGGACGGCGAAGATCCGCACTTCCCGTACGGCCGCGAGCAGGTGTACCCGGGCGGCCAGTTCGAGCTGCACCTCAAGCCGTTCGAGGATGCGCTCGAGGCGGGCACGCGGCAGATGATGCCGTACTACGGAATGCCGGTCGGCACCGAATACGAGGAGGTCGGATTCGGCTTCAACCGGTCGGTCATCACCGGGCTGCTCCGCGAGCGCTACGGCTTCGACGGCCTCGTGTGCACGGACTGGGGCCTGATCAACGACGCCGAGATCTTCGGCCAGCCCTTCCCTGCCAGGGCGTGGGGCGTCGAAGACCTGACACCGCGCGAGCGGATGCTGAAGGTGCTCGATGCGGGCGCGGATCAGTTCGGCGGCGAGGACTGCCCCGAGCTGCTGCTCGAGCTCGTCGCGAACGGATCCGTGTCGGAGGAGCGCCTCGACGTCTCCGCCCGCCGCATCCTCCGCGAGAAGTTCGAACTGGGGCTCTTCGAGAACCCGTACGTCGATGAGGACGCCGCAGACGAGATCGTCGGACGGGCGGAGTTCCGCGCCGCCGGCGAGGCTGCTCAGCGGGCGTCCGTCACCGTGCTGACGAACGACGGATCGCTGCCGTTCTCTGTCGGGATCAAGCTCTACGTCGAGGGGATCGATGCCGATGCGGCCTCGGCGTACGGCACGGTCGTCGCGACACCCGCCGAAGCCGATCTCGCGATCATCCGACTGCAGGCGCCGTTCGAGCAGCGGGAGACCATGTTCGAGAACTTCTTCCACGCGGGCTCGCTCGACTTCGCCGACGACGTGATCGCCCACGTGGGCGAGGTGGCGCGCGCGGTGCCGACCGTCGTCGACGTGCTTGCGGATCGCCCGCCGATCCTCCAGCCGATCACTGACGCGGCGGCCGCTGTCACGGTCAACTGGGGCGTCTCCGCGGCCGCGCTGCTCGACGTTCTGAGTGGCGTCGTGAGCGCGCAGGGCAGGCTCCCGTTCGACTTGCCGAGATCGATGGCGGCGGTTGAAGCCTCGCGTCCCGACGTCCCCTTCGACACCGCCGATCCGCTGTTCCGGTTCGGCCACGGCCTGTCGCTCTAG